Proteins encoded in a region of the Mesoflavibacter profundi genome:
- a CDS encoding efflux RND transporter periplasmic adaptor subunit, whose protein sequence is MKHISTILIIAVLLVSCGGEKKKNTVESVLQSNNLETIRAKRSELVTEQEEIHAKIKQLDQAIATLDTVKNVPLITTITAKEEVFKHQLEVQGNVTTKNLLVITPEYSGILTNVYVKEGQKVKKGQLLAKIDDGGLSQQLAQLKIQADLSRTTFERQKRLWDQNIGSEIQYLQAKSNYEAQQKAVSQLQQQVAKTSVKAPFSGTIDDVITEQGSVVAAGQSQLMRIVNLDDMYIETDVPESYVTDVTKGKEVVVEIPVLNKTITTEVRQAGDFINPANRTFKIEVPLSNKNKDIKPNLTAKLKINDYTNQTALLVPQSIISENAEGEQYLYTITNKNQNGEGEAKKVIIKTGKTQGDVIEVLEGIKNGTEIIKEGARSVKDGQTVKVIQY, encoded by the coding sequence ATGAAACATATAAGCACCATATTAATAATTGCAGTACTTTTAGTCTCTTGCGGAGGAGAAAAGAAAAAAAACACAGTTGAAAGTGTTTTACAATCCAACAATCTAGAAACTATTAGAGCAAAACGATCTGAATTAGTTACAGAACAAGAAGAAATCCATGCTAAAATCAAACAATTAGATCAAGCTATAGCGACTTTAGACACAGTAAAAAATGTACCATTAATTACAACAATTACTGCTAAAGAAGAAGTTTTTAAACATCAATTAGAAGTACAAGGTAACGTAACTACTAAAAACTTATTGGTTATAACACCAGAATACAGTGGTATTTTAACTAATGTTTATGTAAAAGAAGGTCAAAAAGTTAAAAAAGGGCAACTTTTAGCAAAAATAGACGATGGTGGTTTAAGCCAGCAATTAGCACAATTAAAAATCCAAGCAGACTTATCTCGCACAACTTTTGAGCGTCAAAAACGTCTTTGGGATCAAAACATTGGTAGCGAAATTCAATATCTACAAGCAAAATCTAACTACGAAGCGCAACAAAAAGCGGTTAGTCAATTACAACAACAAGTTGCAAAAACTAGTGTAAAAGCACCATTTTCTGGCACAATAGACGATGTAATTACAGAGCAAGGAAGCGTAGTAGCTGCAGGACAATCACAATTAATGCGTATTGTAAATCTAGACGATATGTATATAGAAACAGATGTACCAGAAAGCTACGTTACAGATGTAACTAAAGGCAAGGAAGTAGTTGTAGAAATTCCTGTTTTAAATAAAACCATAACTACAGAGGTAAGACAAGCAGGAGATTTTATTAACCCAGCTAACAGAACATTTAAAATAGAAGTTCCGTTATCTAATAAAAACAAAGACATTAAACCTAACCTTACTGCAAAATTAAAGATTAACGATTACACTAATCAAACTGCATTATTAGTACCACAAAGTATTATTTCAGAAAATGCTGAAGGCGAGCAATACCTTTATACTATCACCAATAAAAACCAAAATGGTGAAGGCGAAGCCAAAAAAGTAATCATCAAAACAGGTAAAACACAAGGTGATGTTATCGAAGTTCTTGAAGGCATTAAAAACGGTACTGAGATTATCAAAGAAGGTGCTCGTAGCGTAAAAGACGGTCAAACAGTTAAAGTCATTCAATACTAA
- a CDS encoding TolC family protein, giving the protein MKQLITILLIIFSASGISQETKQTFSLQEAIDFALENNRKVKNAALDIEAAQEQKWETTATGLPQINATVDYQYWLKQQVQIIPASAFGGPEGEFAEVTFGTKQSAAATATLTQLLFDGSYLVGLQSAKVYLEISKNAKEKTDLEVRKAVINAYGNVLLAEESVSILERNINILQKNLDETTKIFENGLEEEESVEQLQITLTSVKSNLNNTLRLKNLAYQMLSITLGLDYNTTIEVTDSLENLAVKNILTDVINQDTNVKNTIDYRIAENDKTSKELLLKLEKSKALPSLSAFVNGAYNAFDDEFVFLDSDTKWFGSSLLGVSMNIPIFSSGMRSAATQRAKINLDKALITLTETEQQLKLQIEAAKSDFILATEEYENKKQNLNLAERIESKNQTKFFEGVGSSFELRQAQTQLYTAQQEFLQAMLDVINTKAELDTLTNTISTY; this is encoded by the coding sequence ATGAAACAATTAATCACAATTCTATTAATCATCTTTTCTGCTTCTGGAATAAGTCAAGAAACTAAACAGACCTTTAGTTTACAAGAAGCAATAGATTTTGCATTAGAAAACAACAGAAAAGTAAAAAATGCTGCTTTAGACATTGAAGCTGCACAAGAACAAAAATGGGAAACTACAGCAACAGGTTTACCACAAATCAATGCAACTGTAGACTATCAATATTGGCTTAAACAGCAAGTACAAATTATTCCTGCTAGCGCATTTGGCGGACCAGAAGGCGAATTTGCAGAAGTTACTTTTGGGACTAAACAAAGCGCTGCTGCAACAGCAACCTTAACCCAATTATTATTTGATGGCTCTTACTTAGTTGGCTTACAATCGGCTAAAGTCTATTTAGAAATTTCTAAAAATGCCAAAGAAAAAACCGATTTAGAAGTTAGAAAAGCAGTAATTAACGCTTATGGTAACGTATTACTTGCCGAAGAAAGTGTTTCGATTTTAGAAAGAAACATAAACATTCTTCAAAAAAACTTAGACGAAACCACAAAAATCTTTGAAAACGGATTAGAAGAAGAAGAAAGTGTTGAGCAACTGCAAATCACGCTAACTAGTGTAAAAAGCAATTTAAACAACACTTTAAGACTTAAAAATCTAGCTTACCAAATGCTAAGCATAACTTTAGGACTAGATTACAATACGACTATAGAAGTTACAGATAGCTTAGAGAATTTAGCAGTAAAAAACATACTAACAGATGTTATAAACCAAGATACTAACGTAAAAAACACAATAGATTATCGCATTGCCGAAAATGACAAAACTTCTAAAGAGTTACTTTTAAAATTAGAAAAAAGTAAAGCTTTACCAAGTTTAAGCGCATTTGTAAACGGCGCTTACAATGCATTTGACGACGAGTTTGTTTTTTTAGATAGTGACACAAAATGGTTTGGATCTTCGTTATTAGGCGTAAGCATGAACATTCCAATTTTTAGTTCAGGAATGCGTAGTGCAGCAACACAACGTGCTAAAATAAATTTAGACAAAGCTCTAATTACTTTAACCGAAACAGAACAACAATTAAAACTACAAATTGAAGCAGCAAAAAGTGATTTTATTCTTGCTACAGAAGAATACGAAAACAAAAAGCAAAACTTAAATCTTGCCGAACGTATCGAGTCTAAAAATCAAACCAAATTTTTTGAAGGTGTTGGTTCTAGTTTTGAGCTTAGACAAGCGCAAACACAACTTTATACAGCACAACAAGAATTTTTACAAGCGATGCTAGATGTAATAAACACTAAAGCAGAATTAGATACTTTAACCAACACCATTTCAACTTACTAA
- a CDS encoding efflux RND transporter permease subunit: MTKKKNKKQVDKEFALSSWAINNKTTMYVLILVIFYLGVSAFFSMPRENFPEVNETKIYVSAVFPGNTAEDIEKLIVDPLEDELKTVSNVVEITSTSQEDYGMLMVEFDENITVEQAKQKVKDEIDTKTSGEDWPTFNGAKVEPDVFELSLSEEMPILNINISGDYPIEKLKDYGEYLQDEIEDLLEIKKVDIRGAQEKEVEVAVDIYKMMAAQVTFNDVIGAINNGNVTMSAGNLKASGQRRTIRILGEIQDPDQLNNFVVKSENGKAIYLKDIAEVSFKEEDKTTFAREFGHPVVMLDVKKRAGKNMVAAAEQIQVIVKNAKDNVFPQDLTVTIANDQSSVTIGQVDDLVNNIIFGVLLVVTVLMFFLGFKNAIFVGFAIPMSMFMSLMILELLGQSLNTMVLFGLIMGLGMLVDNGIVVVENVYRLMDEEGMTRMQAAKKGIGEIAFPIIISTLTTVAAFVPLGLWPGIMGEFMMILPITLSVVLGSSLFVAIFFNSVLVSQFMSTEDKDMPLNKIIRTTVIMAVIGILVLIVGGSYRGLGTLMIFTAIMLWVYRLVLRGWANNFQNKTLVKLERWYEKQLRWALSGKKPYILSLGTFALLILSFVAFGISLGSQRTKVEFFPDNKPNQIIVYIEYPQGTAIEKTNAITKEIEQRVYKVLDNNQYKDGDYNFMVESAVSQVGEGAGNPQTDGGSAAEMPHKAKITASMREYKYRRGEDSELLRQKVQEALVGIYPGVLISVEKDANGPPAGAPINIEIEGDDYNELIAISEKMREFINSRNIAGIDELKIDVNKDKPSMQVIVDREKAGELGISSAQVGQQLRNSIFGSKAGIYKEGGDDYDIYVRFNEENRYNTSALFNQNITFRNNTGQLVSVPVSAVASYENNSGFSAIKHKDTKRVVTVYSALAPGYTDAGAIVTKIQNEMKSFEGLPENIKIDYTGQIEEQNKQMAFLMGAFFTGLGLIFFILIFQFNSVSKPAIIMLAIFLSFIGVFGGLVITGKAFVIMMTMVGIISLAGIVVNNGVVLLDYAQLLIDRKKNELDLDDNEYLSNDDLFESIVKAGKARLRPVLLTAITTILGLIPLAIGLNINFFTLFSEFNPNIYMGGDNVVFWGPLAWTVIYGLFVATFLTLIVVPVLFFLTMKLKMWIRNKFSSNKTEVITEDI, encoded by the coding sequence ATGACTAAAAAGAAAAACAAAAAACAAGTCGATAAAGAGTTTGCACTTTCATCGTGGGCAATTAACAATAAAACCACAATGTATGTACTTATTCTGGTTATATTTTACTTAGGTGTATCTGCTTTTTTCAGTATGCCAAGAGAAAACTTTCCAGAAGTTAACGAGACTAAAATATACGTAAGCGCTGTTTTCCCTGGTAACACAGCAGAAGACATAGAAAAGCTTATCGTAGATCCATTAGAAGACGAACTAAAAACAGTTAGTAACGTTGTCGAAATCACTTCAACATCTCAAGAAGATTACGGGATGTTAATGGTAGAATTTGACGAAAACATAACTGTAGAACAAGCAAAACAAAAGGTTAAAGACGAAATTGACACAAAAACTTCTGGCGAGGATTGGCCAACGTTTAACGGCGCAAAAGTAGAGCCTGATGTGTTCGAGTTAAGCCTTTCTGAAGAAATGCCAATTCTTAACATTAATATTTCTGGTGATTACCCTATTGAAAAACTTAAAGATTACGGCGAATATCTTCAAGATGAAATTGAAGATCTTTTAGAAATCAAAAAAGTAGACATTCGCGGTGCACAAGAAAAAGAAGTTGAAGTCGCTGTAGATATTTACAAAATGATGGCTGCTCAAGTCACTTTTAACGATGTTATTGGCGCTATAAATAATGGTAATGTTACCATGTCTGCTGGTAATTTAAAAGCAAGCGGACAAAGACGTACCATTCGTATTTTAGGCGAAATTCAAGATCCAGATCAACTAAATAACTTTGTTGTAAAATCTGAAAACGGTAAAGCTATCTACCTTAAAGATATTGCTGAAGTATCATTTAAAGAAGAAGATAAAACAACCTTTGCAAGAGAGTTTGGTCATCCAGTAGTAATGTTAGACGTTAAAAAACGTGCTGGTAAAAACATGGTTGCTGCTGCAGAGCAAATTCAAGTCATTGTAAAAAATGCAAAAGACAATGTGTTTCCTCAAGATTTAACTGTTACCATAGCAAACGACCAATCTTCTGTAACCATTGGTCAGGTAGACGATCTTGTAAACAACATTATTTTTGGAGTACTTTTAGTAGTAACCGTTTTAATGTTCTTCTTAGGATTTAAAAACGCCATATTTGTTGGTTTTGCAATACCAATGTCTATGTTTATGTCTTTAATGATTTTAGAATTATTAGGACAAAGTCTTAATACCATGGTACTTTTTGGACTAATTATGGGACTTGGTATGCTAGTAGATAATGGTATTGTTGTTGTAGAAAACGTCTACCGTTTAATGGATGAAGAAGGCATGACGCGTATGCAAGCTGCCAAAAAAGGAATTGGAGAAATTGCTTTCCCTATTATCATTTCTACACTAACAACTGTTGCTGCATTCGTACCACTTGGTTTATGGCCAGGTATTATGGGAGAATTTATGATGATTTTACCAATCACACTTTCAGTAGTATTAGGATCGTCTCTATTTGTAGCAATCTTTTTCAATTCAGTATTAGTATCTCAATTTATGAGTACAGAAGATAAAGACATGCCATTAAATAAAATTATTCGTACGACAGTGATTATGGCTGTAATAGGAATTTTAGTCTTAATAGTTGGTGGTAGTTATCGCGGTTTAGGTACACTAATGATATTTACCGCAATAATGTTATGGGTTTACAGATTAGTGTTACGTGGTTGGGCTAACAATTTCCAAAATAAAACATTGGTTAAATTAGAGCGTTGGTACGAAAAACAATTACGTTGGGCTTTATCAGGTAAAAAACCATATATACTAAGTTTAGGGACATTTGCTTTACTTATTTTATCATTTGTAGCTTTTGGAATTTCATTAGGATCACAACGTACTAAAGTTGAATTTTTCCCAGACAATAAACCTAATCAAATTATTGTCTATATAGAATATCCACAAGGAACTGCTATTGAAAAAACAAACGCTATTACTAAAGAAATTGAGCAACGCGTCTACAAAGTTTTAGATAACAATCAATATAAAGATGGCGACTATAACTTTATGGTAGAAAGTGCAGTTTCTCAAGTCGGTGAAGGTGCTGGTAACCCGCAAACCGATGGTGGATCTGCTGCCGAAATGCCTCATAAAGCCAAGATTACTGCATCAATGCGCGAGTATAAATACCGTCGCGGTGAAGATAGTGAGCTTTTAAGACAAAAAGTACAAGAAGCGCTTGTTGGTATCTATCCTGGTGTATTAATTTCAGTTGAAAAAGATGCCAATGGTCCGCCTGCTGGAGCGCCTATTAATATTGAAATTGAAGGTGATGATTATAACGAATTAATCGCTATTTCCGAAAAAATGCGTGAGTTTATTAATTCAAGAAACATTGCTGGTATTGACGAGCTTAAAATTGATGTAAATAAAGATAAACCATCAATGCAAGTTATAGTAGACCGTGAAAAAGCTGGAGAATTAGGAATAAGTTCTGCGCAAGTTGGACAACAATTACGTAACTCAATCTTTGGTTCTAAAGCTGGAATTTATAAAGAAGGTGGAGACGATTATGATATTTATGTTCGTTTTAACGAAGAAAACAGATACAATACAAGTGCATTATTTAATCAAAATATCACATTTAGAAACAATACTGGACAATTAGTAAGCGTACCTGTTTCTGCAGTTGCATCTTACGAAAACAATTCAGGGTTTAGTGCCATTAAACACAAAGACACTAAACGTGTTGTTACTGTATATTCTGCATTAGCACCAGGTTATACAGATGCTGGCGCAATTGTAACAAAAATTCAGAATGAAATGAAAAGTTTTGAAGGTTTGCCAGAAAACATCAAAATAGATTATACTGGTCAAATTGAAGAGCAAAATAAACAAATGGCATTTTTAATGGGTGCATTTTTCACTGGACTTGGATTAATCTTTTTCATCTTAATTTTCCAATTTAATTCAGTTTCAAAACCAGCTATTATAATGTTAGCTATTTTCCTAAGTTTTATAGGTGTATTTGGCGGATTAGTTATAACCGGTAAAGCATTCGTAATTATGATGACAATGGTTGGTATCATTTCGCTAGCCGGAATTGTGGTAAACAATGGTGTTGTACTATTAGATTACGCACAGCTTTTAATAGATAGAAAGAAAAACGAATTAGACTTAGACGACAACGAATATTTAAGCAACGACGATCTTTTTGAAAGCATCGTAAAAGCTGGTAAAGCACGTTTAAGACCTGTATTATTAACCGCTATCACGACAATTTTAGGGTTAATACCATTAGCTATAGGATTAAATATTAACTTCTTTACATTGTTTAGCGAGTTTAATCCAAACATTTATATGGGAGGAGACAACGTTGTATTTTGGGGACCATTAGCTTGGACAGTAATTTATGGATTGTTTGTTGCAACATTCTTAACATTAATTGTTGTTCCGGTATTATTCTTCTTAACAATGAAATTAAAAATGTGGATTAGAAATAAATTCTCTTCTAATAAAACAGAAGTAATCACAGAAGACATTTAA